The following proteins come from a genomic window of Musa acuminata AAA Group cultivar baxijiao chromosome BXJ1-7, Cavendish_Baxijiao_AAA, whole genome shotgun sequence:
- the LOC135679070 gene encoding polyamine oxidase 5-like isoform X1, translating into MASKGFSGRKNFGLLISHIERQQPSPPSVIVIGGGISGIAAAHALSNASFKVILLESRNRLGGRVHTDFSFGCPVDMGASWLHGVCNENSLAPLIRGLGLRLYRTSGDNSVLYDHDLESYALFDKDGNQVPQQVVMRVGETFERILKETERVRDENTADMSLLQAISIVLDRNPQLRQEGLAYEVLQWYICRLEAWFAADADTISLKNWDQEHVLSGGHGLMVQGYYPVIQALSKGLDVRLNHRVAKIAQRSNRVIITMEDGNTFVADAAIITVPIGVLKANLIEFEPRLPAWKLSAISDIGVGIENKIALRFNTVFWPNVEVLGLVAQTSYACGYFLNLHKATGHPVLVYMAAGRFAYDIEKLSDEEAINFVMLQLKKMIPEATNPIQHLVSRWGTDPDSLGSYSCDLVGKPADLYERLCAPVDNLYFAGEAASADHSGSVHGAYTSGITAAEVCRRCLSVQHGISDLFHLVMTEEFAEVMVPLQISRM; encoded by the exons ATGGCGTCGAAGGGCTTCTCCGGACGGAAAAATTTCG GTCTTCTAATCTCTCACATTGAGAGACAACAACCGTCTCCACCTTCAGTAATTGTGATTGGTGGAGGAATTTCAGGGATCGCAGCTGCCCATGCATTGTCTAATGCTTCGTTTAAG GTCATTCTGTTGGAATCACGTAACCGGCTTGGTGGCCGGGTGCACACTGACTTTTCTTTTGGTTGTCCTGTTGACATGGGAGCATCATG GTTACATGGTGTGTGCAATGAAAATTCTCTGGCCCCATTAATTCGGGGCCTAGGCCTAAGGTTATATCGCACTAGTGGTGACAACTCTGTCTTGTATGACCATGACTTGGAGAG CTATGCACTTTTTGACAAGGATGGGAACCAGGTCCCACAGCAGGTAGTAATGAGAGTCGGAGAAACATTTGAGAGGATCCTCAAAGAG ACAGAGAGAGTAAGGGATGAAAACACTGCTGACATGTCTCTTCTCCAAGCTATTTCTATTGTTCTGGACAGAAATCCACAATTAAG GCAGGAGGGGCTTGCATATGAAGTATTGCAATGGTATATATGTAGACTGGAGGCATGGTTTGCAGCAGATGCCGACACTATATCATTGAAAAATTGGGATCAG GAACATGTTCTTTCTGGTGGTCATGGTCTTATGGTGCAAGGTTACTATCCTGTTATACAAGCTCTTTCAAAGGGTCTTGATGTTCGCCTGAATCATAG GGTAGCAAAGATTGCCCAGCGAAGCAATAGAGTAATAATCACAATGGAGGATGGAAATACATTCGTAGCTGATGCTGCTATTATCACTGTTCCTATTGGAGTTCTCAAAGCTAATCTTATAGAGTTTGAGCCTAGGCTTCCAGCATGGAAACTCTCTGCAATCTCTGATATTGGTGTGGGCATAGAGAATAAGATCGCTCTTCGCTTTAACACAGTCTTCTGGCCGAATGTAGAAGTGTTAGGTTTAGTGGCTCAGACTTCTTATGCTTGTGGCTATTTTctcaatcttcacaaagctacagGACATCCCGTGCTTGTGTACATGGCTGCTGGAAGATTTGCCTATGACATCGAGAAACTTTCTGATGAAGAAGCTATCAACTTTGTGATGTTACAGCTGAAGAAAATGATACCGGAAGCAACCAATCCG ATACAGCATCTGGTTTCACGTTGGGGAACTGATCCAGATTCTCTTGGGTCCTACTCTTGTGATCTAGTTGGTAAGCCAGCTGACTTGTACGAGAGACTTTGTGCTCCTGTTGACAACTTATATTTTGCCGGTGAAGCGGCAAGCGCTGATCATTCTGGGTCTGTTCATGGTGCTTACACCTCCGGAATAACTGCTGCTGAAGTCTGCCGCAGGTGTCTGTCAGTACAGCATGGTATATCAGATCTTTTCCATCTTGTCATGACGGAGGAATTTGCGGAGGTTATGGTTCCCCTTCAGATCTCTAGGATGTAA
- the LOC135679070 gene encoding polyamine oxidase 5-like isoform X2, with product MGASWLHGVCNENSLAPLIRGLGLRLYRTSGDNSVLYDHDLESYALFDKDGNQVPQQVVMRVGETFERILKETERVRDENTADMSLLQAISIVLDRNPQLRQEGLAYEVLQWYICRLEAWFAADADTISLKNWDQEHVLSGGHGLMVQGYYPVIQALSKGLDVRLNHRVAKIAQRSNRVIITMEDGNTFVADAAIITVPIGVLKANLIEFEPRLPAWKLSAISDIGVGIENKIALRFNTVFWPNVEVLGLVAQTSYACGYFLNLHKATGHPVLVYMAAGRFAYDIEKLSDEEAINFVMLQLKKMIPEATNPIQHLVSRWGTDPDSLGSYSCDLVGKPADLYERLCAPVDNLYFAGEAASADHSGSVHGAYTSGITAAEVCRRCLSVQHGISDLFHLVMTEEFAEVMVPLQISRM from the exons ATGGGAGCATCATG GTTACATGGTGTGTGCAATGAAAATTCTCTGGCCCCATTAATTCGGGGCCTAGGCCTAAGGTTATATCGCACTAGTGGTGACAACTCTGTCTTGTATGACCATGACTTGGAGAG CTATGCACTTTTTGACAAGGATGGGAACCAGGTCCCACAGCAGGTAGTAATGAGAGTCGGAGAAACATTTGAGAGGATCCTCAAAGAG ACAGAGAGAGTAAGGGATGAAAACACTGCTGACATGTCTCTTCTCCAAGCTATTTCTATTGTTCTGGACAGAAATCCACAATTAAG GCAGGAGGGGCTTGCATATGAAGTATTGCAATGGTATATATGTAGACTGGAGGCATGGTTTGCAGCAGATGCCGACACTATATCATTGAAAAATTGGGATCAG GAACATGTTCTTTCTGGTGGTCATGGTCTTATGGTGCAAGGTTACTATCCTGTTATACAAGCTCTTTCAAAGGGTCTTGATGTTCGCCTGAATCATAG GGTAGCAAAGATTGCCCAGCGAAGCAATAGAGTAATAATCACAATGGAGGATGGAAATACATTCGTAGCTGATGCTGCTATTATCACTGTTCCTATTGGAGTTCTCAAAGCTAATCTTATAGAGTTTGAGCCTAGGCTTCCAGCATGGAAACTCTCTGCAATCTCTGATATTGGTGTGGGCATAGAGAATAAGATCGCTCTTCGCTTTAACACAGTCTTCTGGCCGAATGTAGAAGTGTTAGGTTTAGTGGCTCAGACTTCTTATGCTTGTGGCTATTTTctcaatcttcacaaagctacagGACATCCCGTGCTTGTGTACATGGCTGCTGGAAGATTTGCCTATGACATCGAGAAACTTTCTGATGAAGAAGCTATCAACTTTGTGATGTTACAGCTGAAGAAAATGATACCGGAAGCAACCAATCCG ATACAGCATCTGGTTTCACGTTGGGGAACTGATCCAGATTCTCTTGGGTCCTACTCTTGTGATCTAGTTGGTAAGCCAGCTGACTTGTACGAGAGACTTTGTGCTCCTGTTGACAACTTATATTTTGCCGGTGAAGCGGCAAGCGCTGATCATTCTGGGTCTGTTCATGGTGCTTACACCTCCGGAATAACTGCTGCTGAAGTCTGCCGCAGGTGTCTGTCAGTACAGCATGGTATATCAGATCTTTTCCATCTTGTCATGACGGAGGAATTTGCGGAGGTTATGGTTCCCCTTCAGATCTCTAGGATGTAA